One part of the Vitis riparia cultivar Riparia Gloire de Montpellier isolate 1030 chromosome 8, EGFV_Vit.rip_1.0, whole genome shotgun sequence genome encodes these proteins:
- the LOC117920349 gene encoding vacuolar-sorting receptor 1-like: protein MREKLGLLVCVWFVLWGSCVGRFVVEKNSLRVTSPESLKDVYECAIGNFGVPQYGGTMVGTVVYPKANQKACKGFEDVEISFKSKPGGLPTFLLADRGDCFFTLKAWNAQNAGAAAILVADDKIEPLITMDTPEEENAHADYLQNITIPSALISKSFGDSIKNALSKGDMVNINLDWRESLPHPDERVEYEFWTNSNDECGPKCESQIEFVKNFKGAAQIFERKGYTQFTPHYITWYCPDAFILSKQCKSQCINHGRYCAPDPEQDFSRGYDGKDVVVQNLRQACFFKVANESGKPWLWWDYVTDFAIRCPMKDKKYSKECADQVILSLGVDVKKMDQCIGDPEADVDNPVLKAEQDAQIGKGSRGDVTILPTLVINNRQYRGKLDKGAVLKAICAGFQETTEPTICLSDEVETNECLENNGGCWQDKAANITACKDTFRGRVCECPIVQGVKFTGDGYTNCEASGALRCEINNGGCWKETKGGSTYSACVDDNSKGCQCPQGFKGDGVKTCEDVNECKDKVACNCPECKCKNTWGSYECSCSGNLLYMREHDACISKHVKTEVSWSFIWVIILGLAAAGVGGYALYKYRIRRYMDSEIRAIMAQYMPLDNQGEIPNHVPHGDI from the exons atgagggaaaagtTAGGGCTTTTAGTGTGCGTATGGTTTGTGTTATGGGGGTCGTGCGTGGGGAGGTTTGTGGTGGAGAAGAACAGCTTGAGAGTGACTTCTCCGGAGTCATTGAAGGACGTGTATGAATGTGCAATTGGGAATTTTGGAGTTCCTCAGTATGGAGGAACCATGGTTGGGACTGTGGTTTATCCCAAAGCCAATCAAAAGGCTTGCAAGGGCTTCGAGGATGTCGAGATTTCCTTCAAATCGAAGCCTGGAGGGTTACCCACCTTTCTTCTTGCCGATCGTGGAG ATTGTTTCTTCACCTTGAAGGCATGGAATGCTCAGAATGCAGGAGCAGCTGCTATTTTAGTCGCAGATGACAAGATTGAACCTTTGATCACCATGGACACACCTGAAGAGGAGAATGCACATGCTGATTATCTTCAGAACATAACAATTCCCTCAGCACTTATTAGCAAATCTTTTGGGGACAGTATCAAGAATGCTCTATCTAAGGGGGACATGGTTAACATAAATCTTGATTGGAGGGAGTCTCTTCCACATCCGGACGAGCGGGTTGAGTATGAATTCTGGACAAATAGCAATGATGAGTGTGGGCCGAAGTGTGAGAGCCAGATTGAGTTTGTTAAGAACTTTAAAGGAGCTGCTCAGATATTTGAGCGGAAAGGGTATACTCAGTTCACCCCACATTATATAACTTGGTATTGCCCAGACGCTTTTATTTTGAGCAAGCAGTGCAAGTCTCAGTGCATCAACCATGGGAGATACTGTGCCCCGGATCCTGAGCAGGACTTCAGTAGAGGGTATGATGGGAAGGATGTTGTGGTTCAAAATTTGCGCCAAGCTTGCTTTTTTAAAGTGGCCAACGAAAGTGGAAAGCCTTGGCTTTGGTGGGACTACGTTACTGATTTTGCAATTCGTTGTCCAATGAAAGATAAGAAGTATTCTAAAGAGTGTGCAGATCAAGTTATCCTGTCTCTTG GTGTTGATGTCAAGAAGATGGACCAATGTATTGGAGACCCTGAGGCAGATGTGGATAATCCAGTTCTTAAAGCTGAACAGGATGCACAG ATTGGCAAAGGCTCCCGTGGGGATGTGACTATATTGCCCACACTTGTAATAAACAATAGACAGTACAGAG GTAAGCTGGACAAAGGAGCAGTTCTCAAGGCCATTTGTGCCGGTTTCCAAGAGACCACTGAACCAACCATTTGTCTTAGTGACG AGGTAGAGACAAATGAGTGTTTGGAAAATAATGGTGGATGCTGGCAGGATAAGGCTGCTAATATTACTGCATGCAAG GACACATTTCGGGGCAGAGTGTGTGAATGTCCTATTGTGCAAGGTGTCAAGTTTACTGGTGATGGTTATACTAATTGTGAAG CTTCAGGAGCTTTACGCTGTGAAATCAACAATGGAGGCTGTTGGAAGGAAACCAAAGGTGGCAGCACATACTCTGCTTGTGTT GATGACAATTCAAAAGGTTGCCAATGCCCACAGGGATTCAAGGGAGATGGAGTCAAAACTTGTGAAG ATGTGAACGAATGCAAGGACAAGGTTGCCTGCAATTGTCCAGAGTGCAAATGCAAGAATACCTGGGGAAGTTATGAGTGCAGCTGCAGTGGCAATTTATTGTACATGCGAGAACATGACGCCTGTATAA GTAAACATGTTAAAACAGAGGTTAGCTGGAGCTTTATTTGGGTCATCATTCTTGGATTGGCAGCAGCTGGAGTTGGAGGATATGCCCTGTACAAGTACAGAATCCGG AGATACATGGATTCTGAGATTAGGGCAATCATGGCACAGTACATGCCTTTGGATAATCAAGGAGAGATTCCAAATCATGTTCCCCATGGGGACATTTAG